The proteins below come from a single Candidozyma auris chromosome 3, complete sequence genomic window:
- a CDS encoding DNA-directed RNA polymerase I subunit RPA49, whose product MGKSDKTIDLKVSSVSTDPSVVVGAFFNGLEIPKNTSFDLYKHPGEDEYLLHGENSTLEYNGLTSDNQDNNDYVVALYDPKQKSVELYKSPLVQTRVTSIDSRVHKGPKIKSRGTRYADQKMALGQEFGTKKAKAAIASLARNRIDLDKLQDSEMDIVDSVKEVTATLPSAQEIQEASSENKVVPPVNVDATNVEDIYALEGIVPANELASIRVGPFLEESDPDARLQLMPYSKSAFVARHLDKLVHSSNEKKLQMLYYASLLMGVYNNRRCKDKATLMEKLGNIPSEFLIDGILKRFTAHRRGDLGKAKDRSFFFDTHHEDKLFCYLLALMFHIEGFFLELNPLSKELNLKPSKLTTLLRALGAKIRPATVGMAEALGIPKKDASTYKIAELKVPFTPPEMVSRRRR is encoded by the coding sequence ATGGGCAAACTGGATAAAACCATCGACTTGAAAGTCAGCTCGGTCAGCACAGACCCCAGTGTTGTGGTGGgcgctttcttcaacggcTTGGAGATCCCCAAAAATACCCTGTTTGATCTCTACAAGCACCCAGGCGAGGACGAGTACCTTCTCCACGGCGAAAACAGCACGTTGGAATATAATGGACTCACGCTGGACAACCAGGATAACAACGACTACGTGGTAGCGCTTTACGACCCTAAGCAGAAATCGGTGGAACTTTACAAGTCTCCTTTGGTGCAAACAAGAGTGACATCTATAGACAGCAGGGTGCACAAGGGACCCAAGATCAAAAGCAGAGGAACAAGATATGCCGACCAGAAAATGGCTTTGGGCCAGGAGTTCGGTACCAAAAAGGCCAAAGCAGCGATTGCCAGCTTGGCAAGAAACAGAATcgacttggacaagttgcaGGACCTGGAGATGGACATTGTGGATCTGGTGAAAGAAGTGACAGCCACGTTACCCCTGGCCCAGGAGATCCAGGAGGCATCTTCGGAAAACAAGGTGGTGCCTCCCGTCAACGTGGACGCTACCAATGTCGAAGATATATACGCTTTGGAGGGGATTGTTCCGGCGAACGAATTGGCATCGATCAGAGTTGGGCCGTTCTTGGAGGAAAGCGATCCAGACGCTCGCTTACAGCTTATGCCATATTCCAAATCTGCATTTGTCGCTAGACACTTGGACAAGCTTGTGCACAGCtccaacgagaagaagttgcagaTGTTGTACTATGCGTCGCTTCTCATGGGTGTGTACAACAACAGAAGATGCAAGGACAAGGCTACGCTCATGGAAAAATTGGGCAACATTCCTTCGGAGTTTCTTATTGATGGCATATTGAAGAGGTTCACCGCTCACAGGAGAGGCGACTTGGGTAAAGCCAAGGACcgctctttcttttttgataCTCACCACGAAGATAAGTTGTTCTGCTACTTGCTTGCTCTCATGTTCCACATCGAGGGATTCTTCCTAGAATTGAATCCTTTGTcgaaagagctcaatttgAAGCCATCCAAGTTGACTACGTTGTTACGTGCTTTGGGTGCAAAGATTCGTCCTGCTACTGTAGGCATGGCCGAAGCGCTAGGTATTCCAAAAAAGGACGCATCCACATACAAGATTGCCGAGTTGAAGGTGCCATTTACTCCCCCAGAGATGGTCAGCCGCCGCAGAAGGTAA
- a CDS encoding alpha/beta hydrolase, translating to MLKPKQKTVTSESTPGSPEPDASSPDVLSHDVSPESESDIEEYTPEDGVDQAQISRHYTKEDANSLVGGQTVEPATAKKGEKSFQGEAKVFSFSLPFGGGLSSLTSNFRLPFGNNNKDDPELEQIRLRLQRQDSVSTVDEAKFFSHFKGTDDVRFRAVKASIKENISEFLPDFIHAKKEKREKPYDAIFNTIDGPIVVMGGYRGSILRDAKTHKRVWIPLKAGFNLRKIDLLLGPKLEDELRATDLIYPDGVLKNVGPIDICKRLIKRLDNNPKTVVKEFGYDWRLDLHQTSDQLVEFLTKLKKETGKPAIVIAHSMGGLVVHGALNKNPDLFRGIIDVGVPSECLNILGPIRYGDSILLSDKILTFETNFMMRSSFVFLPLSGRVFANKETGEWYDLDYFDPETWVKFNLNPLVSESRRIQEQGCAETPQQSIDTLVQDSVGSPKSSSFLKSPTEPDNSSGSTLSALSKIKLSRPKSISRKNKPPTLTNAQMQRKFKSSPASPASPSPSHEDLFQDYQFSFTFSEAYDYLKRVLKSAKEYVLNLEYREDLKRRYPPMAVVYGNKIPSLRGSHVRSLQDIKDGNYYDFFYGRGDGVVHQRWLMPEDKGFTFYDPETKEGQIVGKFESDAGHVNLMADHKAMGLALDAIVRAERFWVRDTPAEKPDIA from the coding sequence ATGCTCAAACCAAAGCAGAAGACGGTGACGTCAGAAAGCACTCCAGGCTCACCTGAGCCAGACGCTTCTAGCCCAGATGTCCTCAGTCACGATGTGAGTCCGGAAAGCGAGCTGGACATCGAAGAATATACTCCCGAGGATGGTGTGGATCAGGCACAGATCAGCAGGCACTacaccaaagaagatgcCAATTCGTTGGTTGGTGGCCAGACCGTGGAGCCTGCGACAGCAAAGAAGGGGGAGAAGCTGTTTCAGGGCGAAGCAAAGGTGTTCTCGTTCTCGTTGCCTTTTGGTGGGGGGCTCTCGCTGCTCACTTCTAACTTCAGGCTACCGtttggcaacaacaacaaggacGATCCCGAGCTTGAGCAGATCAGGTTGCGTTTGCAGAGGCAGGACTCCGTGCTGACGGTGGATGAGGCGAAGTTCTTCTCGCACTTCAAGGGCACTGACGATGTCCGTTTTAGAGCAGTCAAGGCTtccatcaaggagaatATCTCTGAGTTTTTGCCAGACTTCATCCATGctaagaaagagaagagggAGAAACCTTACGatgccatcttcaacacaatTGACGGGCCAATTGTCGTCATGGGCGGGTACAGAGGGTCTATCCTCAGAGACGCAAAGACCCACAAGAGAGTGTGGATTCCTTTGAAAGCAGGGTTCAATTTGCGGAAAAtcgatcttcttttgggtCCcaagcttgaagatgagcttCGTGCCACCGATTTGATCTACCCTGATGGCGTCTTAAAGAATGTCGGGCCCATAGATATCTGTAAGCGACTCATCAAACGTTTAGACAATAACCCCAAAACTGTGGTGAAAGAGTTCGGCTACGACTGGAGGcttgatcttcatcaaaCGAGCGATCAGCTTGTGGAGTTTTTGACCAAGCTCAAAAAGGAAACGGGTAAGCCTGCCATTGTGATCGCCCACTCAATGGGTGGTTTGGTTGTTCACGGCGCCTTAAATAAGAATCCGGATTTGTTCAGAGGAATCATCGACGTTGGCGTGCCTAGTGAATGTCTTAACATCTTGGGCCCTATTAGGTACGGCGATTCCATCTTGCTCTCAGACAAAATCTTAACATTTGAGACCAATTTCATGATGCGTTCATCCTTCGTTTTCTTGCCATTATCTGGCCGTGTTTTCGCTAATAAGGAAACGGGTGAGTGGTACGATCTAGACTACTTTGATCCGGAGACGTGGGTCAAATTCAACTTGAATCCCCTCGTTTCTGAGTCGAGAAGAATCCAGGAGCAAGGATGTGCCGAGACGCCCCAGCAGTCTATCGATACCCTTGTTCAGGATTCTGTGGGCTCGCCCAAGCTGAGCTCATTTTTAAAATCCCCCACAGAACCCGATAACTCTTCCGGATCTACCCTTAGTGCATTAAGTAAGATCAAACTTTCAAGGCCGAAAAGCATCAGCCGTAAGAACAAACCGCCTACGCTTACAAACGCTCAGATGCAAAGGAAGTTCAAATCGTCACCAGCGAGCCCAGCAtctccttcaccttccCATGAAGACCTCTTTCAAGACTACCAATTTTCGTTTACATTCTCAGAGGCTTACGATTACTTAAAGCGAGTTCTCAAAAGCGCCAAGGAATATGTATTGAATCTTGAATATCGggaagatttgaaaaggCGTTATCCTCCCATGGCCGTTGTTTATGGCAACAAGATCCCCTCATTAAGAGGCTCCCATGTTAGAAGTCTTCAGGACATCAAGGATGGTAATTACTACGACTTCTTCTATGGGCGAGGTGACGGCGTAGTACACCAGCGATGGCTCATGCCTGAAGACAAAGGGTTCACTTTCTACGACCCTGAGACCAAAGAGGGACAGATTGTCGGCAAATTTGAGTCAGATGCTGGCCATGTGAACTTGATGGCTGACCATAAAGCAATGGGTCTCGCCTTGGATGCTATAGTGAGAGCAGAGAGGTTTTGGGTAAGAGACACGCCGGCGGAAAAGCCAGATATCGCTTaa
- a CDS encoding Zn(II)2Cys6 transcription factor domain-containing protein — protein sequence MSKKKPKRGLSRKGCLSCKKLKIKCDEAQPACEYCTHTNRRCVYPDAFQRFENGLVPEEIQELYLSPSASSSSQSSPFEDEVYSESRRLTFQILLGCTATQLQLSRFELRVLRFYTDVCLPHITFNVNKRHVYIWNEVIPQYFSICNSMRNAILATGCLSLMPVVGVQHVLEDSMDEKAVQKVLETTCGKFEVSRIFADDTMFEDEPRDINLFMKATEFVSESIRASNEALAKLQQPDLSREERLPLAVDAALSNGLLFGFLGLQPWGLVPLVHLPQTHEDNKTDLLHVAHGLRTIVLEHHDVLLSSDIRDLYYQDELNLAPKKRVKIVEDLNYQLNEYLQGTSFFDIDAETAKMINAFHHCLHTLERVCVLGMKFNYPVMLFRWLLFVSLEINAYVRAENPFALRLLYVYACLCVHYKFWLFEQHNLWRDFVRFYRKHYGPLCEFDERLYHYVISKKSFVQNDDYVSIKDFDVWSPAFDYK from the exons atgtcaaagaagaagcccaaGCGAGGCCTATCTCGCAAAGGCTGTCtcagttgcaaaaagctaAAGATCAAG TGTGATGAGGCTCAGCCGGCGTGTGAGTATTGCACCCATACAAACAGACGATGTGTGTACCCTGATGCGTTTCAGCGGTTTGAGAATGGCCTTGTTCCGGAAGAGATCCAGGAATTGTACTTATCTCCTTCCGCAAGCAGCTCGCTGCAATCGTCTCCattcgaagatgaagtcTATTCAGAGTCGAGACGCCTCACGTTTCAAATCCTACTAGGATGCACGGCCACCCAGCTTCAGCTTCTGCGGTTTGAGCTAAGGGTGCTACGATTCTATACAGACGTCTGCTTGCCCCATATTACGTTTAATGTAAACAAGCGGCATGTTTACATCTGGAATGAGGTGATCCCCCAGTACTTTAGTATATGCAACCTGATGAGAAATGCAATTCTCGCCACAGGGTGTCTCAGTCTTATGCCAGTTGTGGGTGTTCAACACGTTCTAGAAGATAGCATGGACGAGAAGGCGGTGCAAAAGGTTCTAGAGACGACTTGTGGCAAGTTTGAAGTGCTGCGAATCTTTGCTGACGATACGAtgtttgaagatgagccAAGAGACATAAATCTATTCATGAAAGCGACAGAATTTGTGTCTGAGTCAATTCGTGCGAGCAATGAGGCGTTGGCCAAATTGCAACAGCCAGATCTTTCGCGTGAGGAACGCTTGCCGCTTGCTGTTGATGCTGCCCTCTCTAATGGCTTGCTTTTTGGGTTTTTGGGGCTACAACCGTGGGGATTGGTGCCTCTTGTGCATCTTCCACAGACTCACGAAGACAATAAGACAGACTTACTTCATGTCGCTCACGGACTCAGAACCATTGTCCTCGAGCACCACGACGTTCTCCTTTCATCTGACATCAGAGACCTATATTATCAGGATGAACTTAATCTAGCTCCGAAAAAAAGGGTGAAAATCGTGGAGGATCTCAACTATCAGCTCAATGAATATCTTCAAGGAACAAGTTTTTTTGATATCGACGCGGAAACAGCAAAGATGATCAATGCCTTCCACCATTGTTTACACACTCTTGAAAGAGTATGTGTTCTTGGCATGAAGTTCAATTACCCGGTGATGCTATTCCGGTGGCTTTTATTTGTTAGTCTTGAAATAAATGCGTACGTGAGGGCAGAGAATCCGTTCGCTCTACGCCTTCTTTACGTCTACGCCTGTCTTTGCGTGCATTACAAGTTCTGGTTATTCGAGCAGCATAACCTTTGGCGAGACTTCGTGAGATTTTACAGAAAACACTACGGCCCGTTGTGTGAGTTTGATGAGCGATTGTATCACTATGTTAtctcaaagaaaagctttgTTCAGAACGACGACTACGTGAGCATTAAAGACTTTGACGTTTGGTCGCCGGCTTTTGATTACAAGTAA